In one Nicotiana sylvestris chromosome 8, ASM39365v2, whole genome shotgun sequence genomic region, the following are encoded:
- the LOC104240958 gene encoding probable beta-1,3-galactosyltransferase 14 isoform X1 gives MPSYPKNFTARTSSSYYFPNSRRSTILILCFLLIFTGFFSGFIVILRRGLGYNCKYAKPRSVSVLWDGTLSEGNGLSDGEYKRQKVMGFVGIQTGFGSVARRRSLRQTWFPSDHRGLQKLEESTGLAFRFVIGKTSDKSKMSALRREVAEYDDFVLLDIEEEYSKLPYKTLAFFKAAYALYDSEFYVKADDDIYLRPDRLSLLLAKERSHSQTYVGCMKKGPVFTDPKLKWYEPLSSILGKEYFLHAYGPIYALSADVVASLVALRNNSFRMFSNEDVTIGAWMLAMNVNHENNKQLCEPECTPSSIAVWDIPKCSGLCNPEKKMLELHANDICSKSPTLPSDDE, from the exons ATGCCTTCATATCCAAAAAATTTCACGGCCCGAACATCCTCCTCGTACTACTTCCCCAACTCCCGCAGATCAACAATCTTAATCCTATGTTTTCTTCTCATTTTTACTGGCTTTTTTTCTGGGTTTATTGTAATTTTGAGGCGGGGTTTAGGATACAACTGTAAATATGCTAAGCCCAGATCTGTTTCTGTTCTTTGGGATGGAACTTTGAGTGAAGGAAATGGGCTTTCTGATGGAGAATATAAGAGGCAAAAAGTTATGGGTTTTGTTGGAATTCAGACCGGGTTTGGATCGGTTGCTCGCCGGCGGTCGTTAAGGCAGACTTGGTTCCCCTCTGATCACCGAGGGCTTCAAAA GTTAGAAGAATCCACTGGCTTGGCTTTTAGATTTGTTATTGGTAAAACGAGTGATAAGTCCAAGATGTCAGCGCTCAGGAGAGAGGTAGCAGAATATGATGATTTTGTGCTATTAGATATTGAAGAAGAGTACAGTAAGCTCCCATACAAAAC CTTAGCTTTCTTCAAAGCAGCCTATGCACTTTACGATTCCGAGTTCTACGTCAAAGCTGATGATGACATATATTTACGGCCAG ATCGGCTTTCACTGCTCTTGGCCAAAGAGAGGTCTCACTCACAGACATACGTTGGTTGCATGAAAAAGGGTCCAGTTTTTACTGACCCCAAGCTCAAATG GTATGAACCACTTTCATCTATTCTGGGGAAGGAGTATTTTCTGCATGCTTATGGTCCTATTTATGCTCTCTCTGCTGATGTCGTTGCAAGTTTGGTTGCCCTGAGGAACAACAG TTTCCGAATGTTTAGCAATGAGGACGTCACCATTGGTGCCTGGATGCTTGCAATGAACGTCAATCATGAGAATAATAAGCAACTATGTGAACCAGAGTGTACACCTTCTTCTATTGCCGTGTGGGATATTCCAAAGTGTTCAG GTCTGTGTAATCCCGAGAAGAAAATGTTGGAACTTCATGCAAACGACATCTGCTCGAAAAGTCCCACTCTACCATCAGATGATGAATAG
- the LOC104240958 gene encoding probable beta-1,3-galactosyltransferase 14 isoform X2 — MPSYPKNFTARTSSSYYFPNSRRSTILILCFLLIFTGFFSGFIVILRRGLGYNCKYAKPRSVSVLWDGTLSEGNGLSDGEYKRQKVMGFVGIQTGFGSVARRRSLRQTWFPSDHRGLQKLEESTGLAFRFVIGKTSDKSKMSALRREVAEYDDFVLLDIEEEYTFFKAAYALYDSEFYVKADDDIYLRPDRLSLLLAKERSHSQTYVGCMKKGPVFTDPKLKWYEPLSSILGKEYFLHAYGPIYALSADVVASLVALRNNSFRMFSNEDVTIGAWMLAMNVNHENNKQLCEPECTPSSIAVWDIPKCSGLCNPEKKMLELHANDICSKSPTLPSDDE; from the exons ATGCCTTCATATCCAAAAAATTTCACGGCCCGAACATCCTCCTCGTACTACTTCCCCAACTCCCGCAGATCAACAATCTTAATCCTATGTTTTCTTCTCATTTTTACTGGCTTTTTTTCTGGGTTTATTGTAATTTTGAGGCGGGGTTTAGGATACAACTGTAAATATGCTAAGCCCAGATCTGTTTCTGTTCTTTGGGATGGAACTTTGAGTGAAGGAAATGGGCTTTCTGATGGAGAATATAAGAGGCAAAAAGTTATGGGTTTTGTTGGAATTCAGACCGGGTTTGGATCGGTTGCTCGCCGGCGGTCGTTAAGGCAGACTTGGTTCCCCTCTGATCACCGAGGGCTTCAAAA GTTAGAAGAATCCACTGGCTTGGCTTTTAGATTTGTTATTGGTAAAACGAGTGATAAGTCCAAGATGTCAGCGCTCAGGAGAGAGGTAGCAGAATATGATGATTTTGTGCTATTAGATATTGAAGAAGAGTACA CTTTCTTCAAAGCAGCCTATGCACTTTACGATTCCGAGTTCTACGTCAAAGCTGATGATGACATATATTTACGGCCAG ATCGGCTTTCACTGCTCTTGGCCAAAGAGAGGTCTCACTCACAGACATACGTTGGTTGCATGAAAAAGGGTCCAGTTTTTACTGACCCCAAGCTCAAATG GTATGAACCACTTTCATCTATTCTGGGGAAGGAGTATTTTCTGCATGCTTATGGTCCTATTTATGCTCTCTCTGCTGATGTCGTTGCAAGTTTGGTTGCCCTGAGGAACAACAG TTTCCGAATGTTTAGCAATGAGGACGTCACCATTGGTGCCTGGATGCTTGCAATGAACGTCAATCATGAGAATAATAAGCAACTATGTGAACCAGAGTGTACACCTTCTTCTATTGCCGTGTGGGATATTCCAAAGTGTTCAG GTCTGTGTAATCCCGAGAAGAAAATGTTGGAACTTCATGCAAACGACATCTGCTCGAAAAGTCCCACTCTACCATCAGATGATGAATAG